In Bacteroidota bacterium, one DNA window encodes the following:
- a CDS encoding DHA2 family efflux MFS transporter permease subunit, whose protein sequence is MLGTFMAVLDATIVNVGIPKIMSSFGVGLDSIEWVITGYMLALAVMLPTSAWLADRFGYKRMYFIGLFVFTFGSFLCGISVNENMLIISRIIQGLGGGAIQPLGMAIISREFPPKQRGMALGFWAIAAAASVSFGPMIGGYLVDNFSWQWIFNVNLPIGVLGLIATVLIQREYVNKKARRFDVAGFISIVIFLPLTLFALSKGNAATNSQGWSAPYILLCFAIALIALAVFITAELTVKEPLIDLRLLQNRNFGLCVLIILIFGMGMFGSTFLLPLYLQNSLGYTALQAGSVFLPVGIIQGILSPVSGRMADRINGKIPVVVGIILFAISFYLNSFLSYLTEHDFIMLPLYLRGLGMGMLFTPLNSMGLAKLPREKMAQASGLLNTTRQLGGSLGVALFATLLTARVSFHSQVYNESVQSRSPEFSNVDQNLKNEIRHFAGSSNADAAKQSRVAIVSFVNKQAFIQGVDDDFLLASGLTLLGLIPVFFLKADKKKNSVKPLKT, encoded by the coding sequence ATGCTTGGTACTTTCATGGCTGTGCTCGATGCAACCATTGTCAATGTGGGCATTCCGAAGATTATGTCTTCATTCGGTGTCGGGCTCGACAGCATTGAGTGGGTCATCACCGGTTATATGCTTGCCCTCGCTGTGATGCTTCCGACATCGGCCTGGCTGGCCGACAGGTTCGGATATAAACGAATGTACTTCATAGGCTTGTTTGTGTTTACGTTTGGCTCTTTCCTCTGCGGAATATCGGTCAACGAAAATATGCTGATTATTTCGAGAATCATTCAGGGATTGGGTGGAGGTGCTATTCAGCCCCTGGGAATGGCAATTATTTCCCGTGAATTTCCGCCGAAACAAAGAGGTATGGCGCTTGGTTTCTGGGCTATCGCGGCAGCGGCTTCCGTATCATTCGGTCCGATGATCGGCGGATACCTTGTCGATAATTTCAGCTGGCAGTGGATCTTCAACGTGAATTTACCGATAGGCGTGCTTGGGCTGATTGCAACTGTTCTGATACAGCGGGAATACGTCAATAAAAAAGCACGCAGGTTTGATGTTGCCGGATTCATCTCCATAGTTATTTTTCTGCCGCTTACCCTTTTTGCCCTTTCAAAAGGCAATGCCGCCACCAATTCACAAGGATGGTCGGCACCCTACATTCTGCTTTGTTTTGCCATCGCTCTCATCGCGCTTGCCGTCTTTATTACGGCAGAGCTCACTGTGAAAGAACCTCTCATCGACCTGCGGCTGCTGCAGAACAGAAATTTCGGACTCTGTGTGCTCATCATTCTTATTTTCGGGATGGGAATGTTCGGAAGTACTTTTTTGCTGCCCTTATACCTGCAGAATTCGCTTGGATATACGGCCCTGCAGGCGGGTTCTGTTTTCCTGCCGGTGGGTATAATTCAGGGAATACTGTCACCTGTTTCAGGAAGAATGGCCGACCGCATCAATGGTAAAATTCCGGTGGTGGTCGGAATCATATTATTTGCCATCAGCTTTTATCTGAATTCGTTTTTATCATACCTCACCGAACATGATTTCATCATGCTGCCGCTGTATTTAAGAGGGCTGGGAATGGGAATGCTGTTCACGCCGCTCAATTCAATGGGCCTGGCAAAACTGCCGCGCGAAAAAATGGCACAGGCTTCGGGGCTTCTGAATACTACCCGGCAGTTGGGCGGAAGTCTGGGTGTGGCTTTGTTCGCAACGCTGCTCACCGCCAGGGTGAGTTTTCATTCGCAGGTGTATAATGAATCTGTTCAAAGCCGTTCGCCTGAATTTTCAAACGTTGACCAGAACCTTAAAAACGAAATCAGGCACTTTGCCGGAAGTTCAAATGCCGATGCCGCCAAACAAAGCAGGGTAGCCATCGTTTCCTTTGTTAATAAACAAGCGTTTATACAGGGCGTCGACGACGATTTCCTGCTTGCCTCCGGTCTCACACTGCTGGGGCTGATTCCTGTATTTTTTCTGAAGGCCGATAAAAAGAAAAATTCCGTAAAACCATTGAAGACATGA
- a CDS encoding site-specific integrase, with translation MFKPEITKMSANSSIKVLLYTSKVLKNGESPIMLRIIKNRKPKYVSIGYSCDKQLWDFTAERPKKTHPNKLRLDIYIGRKINEVQKTLLEFEDKSESFSAETVTRRIKSKSTNIDLYSFIDKIVKEEKKADKVGNAGVYSQTKSMLKKFTRKEMLYFTDITVSFIKRYENFFRVNGAKEISISYYMRTLRSVINRAISEGHCDKSIYPFNDYKISSLSTKTVKRAITKAEIKKIIDLDYVEGSRLFHSKNYFLFSYYTMGMNFVDMAKLKWSDINNGRLKYIRTKTNKSYDVGLLSPAQEILNHYKKVIYQNGGDYIFPILSDFHDTSIRIQNRVHKVIGQTDKDLKTIAKDAGIEINLTTYVARHTFATVLKRSGVPVAVISEGMGHTSEKTTHIYLDSFDNSVIDAANQNLI, from the coding sequence ATGTTTAAACCAGAAATTACTAAAATGAGCGCCAATTCATCAATTAAGGTTTTGTTGTACACATCGAAGGTACTAAAAAACGGTGAAAGTCCGATTATGTTGCGCATTATTAAAAATCGCAAACCTAAATATGTCTCAATCGGATACTCCTGTGATAAGCAACTGTGGGACTTTACAGCAGAACGACCAAAGAAAACACACCCCAATAAATTAAGGTTGGATATATATATAGGTCGTAAAATTAATGAGGTTCAAAAGACCTTGCTGGAATTCGAAGATAAGTCAGAGAGTTTTTCTGCTGAAACCGTGACGAGAAGAATCAAATCAAAAAGCACTAATATTGACCTATACAGTTTCATAGACAAGATAGTAAAAGAAGAAAAAAAAGCGGATAAAGTAGGAAACGCCGGGGTATACTCACAAACAAAGAGTATGTTGAAAAAATTCACACGGAAGGAAATGTTGTATTTCACGGATATCACGGTTTCTTTTATTAAGAGGTATGAGAATTTTTTCAGAGTAAACGGTGCAAAGGAAATTTCAATTTCCTATTACATGCGAACATTGCGATCTGTTATAAACAGAGCAATTTCAGAAGGCCATTGTGATAAGAGTATTTATCCGTTCAATGATTACAAAATATCCTCATTAAGTACAAAAACGGTAAAGCGTGCTATAACAAAAGCAGAAATTAAAAAAATAATTGACCTTGATTATGTCGAGGGCTCACGATTATTCCATTCCAAAAATTATTTTCTTTTTAGCTACTATACTATGGGCATGAATTTCGTAGACATGGCAAAGTTGAAATGGAGCGATATCAATAATGGGCGGCTAAAATATATTCGTACAAAAACAAACAAATCATACGATGTTGGTCTGTTATCTCCGGCGCAAGAAATTCTTAATCATTATAAAAAGGTCATTTACCAAAATGGCGGAGATTATATTTTCCCTATTCTATCTGATTTCCATGATACTTCAATAAGAATTCAAAACCGTGTGCATAAAGTGATCGGGCAAACAGATAAGGATTTAAAAACAATTGCAAAAGATGCCGGAATTGAAATAAATTTGACTACTTATGTTGCACGTCATACCTTTGCAACAGTCCTTAAAAGAAGCGGTGTCCCGGTCGCGGTTATTAGCGAAGGAATGGGACACACGAGTGAAAAGACAACGCACATCTATCTTGATAGCTTTGATAATTCAGTGATAGATGCCGCAAATCAAAACCTGATTTAA
- a CDS encoding HlyD family secretion protein yields MENTTESGKGKRKKILIYIPLALICAAVIVAGILWYRDYARYISTDDALVDADYIAVSPKITGRILNVFVDEGDSVKQGELLVVLDSNDLLSQKCQAIAAKEQARAGIAQAEARYNLDQQSIKVQEINVAKAQEDYDRAKIQFQSDVISKEQYDHIKKVWEGAKAQLEFSKSQVDVSKSQIAIVNATVASADAQIRVIETNLKNTRIYASIDGVVAKRWLLPGEVVQTGQAVLTVVNNKKFWVNVYLEETNIGEVHLDQKTRFSIDAFHGVMFTGKIISIGSNTASQFSLIPPSNASGNFTKVTQRIPIKISIEGTENGIDPKSFNFMAGMSAVVHIIKD; encoded by the coding sequence ATGGAAAATACAACGGAATCAGGAAAAGGCAAGCGCAAAAAAATATTAATTTATATTCCTCTGGCGCTGATTTGTGCCGCTGTAATAGTGGCCGGCATACTTTGGTACCGCGACTATGCCAGATATATTTCAACTGACGACGCACTGGTGGATGCAGATTACATTGCGGTAAGCCCAAAGATAACAGGGCGCATTCTGAATGTTTTTGTCGATGAAGGCGATTCGGTGAAGCAGGGCGAATTGCTCGTTGTGCTCGACAGCAATGATCTGTTATCGCAAAAATGCCAGGCCATTGCGGCGAAAGAGCAGGCACGCGCCGGTATTGCTCAGGCTGAAGCCAGATATAATCTTGATCAGCAGAGCATCAAAGTACAGGAAATAAATGTTGCCAAAGCTCAGGAAGATTATGACCGGGCTAAAATTCAATTCCAGAGTGACGTCATCTCCAAAGAACAGTATGATCATATCAAGAAAGTATGGGAAGGCGCCAAAGCTCAGCTTGAATTTTCGAAATCACAGGTCGACGTTTCAAAATCGCAGATTGCAATTGTAAATGCAACGGTTGCGAGTGCCGATGCCCAAATCAGAGTCATTGAAACAAATCTTAAGAATACCAGAATTTACGCAAGCATCGACGGGGTTGTTGCAAAGCGCTGGCTGCTTCCGGGCGAAGTGGTTCAGACAGGGCAGGCCGTTCTGACGGTTGTAAACAACAAGAAATTCTGGGTCAATGTGTATCTCGAAGAAACCAATATCGGAGAGGTACATCTTGATCAGAAAACAAGATTCAGTATTGACGCGTTTCACGGTGTAATGTTCACCGGAAAGATTATCTCCATCGGGTCAAATACCGCTTCGCAGTTCTCATTGATTCCTCCTTCTAATGCATCAGGAAATTTCACCAAAGTTACGCAGCGTATTCCCATAAAAATTTCTATCGAAGGAACCGAAAACGGAATCGATCCCAAATCATTTAACTTCATGGCAGGTATGTCGGCAGTGGTTCATATCATTAAGGATTAA
- a CDS encoding TolC family protein yields MRYLLNMVMTIIFAAIVFAHISPLKAQNTSGSPLQTGDSITLDKYISAVVENHPAVKEAEEALNAAGMRIRLAQSGFLPNLDLSASYSHIGPVSSIDIPVFGSIQLYPENNYSAAVNLKQSIYDFGRTSKEVAFQKESRNMVSISLDEARQKLSMAAITNYFTLVYLQQAVAIKNEQLKTLQEHLDFINKKNETGSSTKYEILTTEVKISAVQSQLTDIEIAVSNQHAVMNSLLGLPENTACAVKPDLNIKEYTVNPDSMVAFALNRRNEMRNASEKITLAELHYKIERTKYYPVISLYASGGGKNGYIPDMNKWTFNYVAGVGLNIPLFDGSRTLNNIKLAGSSITTSRLDKEIQGRAIAGEVIENKNNLAASNRKISQFEMQLKQAEQAYSLAQINYAAGAITNLDLLDASTQVAESRLLLLKARIDGIMNVYKLKYALGDKLY; encoded by the coding sequence ATGAGATATCTGCTTAACATGGTCATGACGATCATTTTTGCTGCAATTGTTTTTGCGCACATCAGCCCGTTAAAGGCGCAAAACACAAGTGGCTCACCACTGCAAACCGGCGATTCGATAACGCTTGATAAATACATCAGTGCGGTGGTGGAAAATCACCCGGCAGTGAAAGAAGCTGAAGAAGCACTGAACGCTGCGGGAATGCGCATCAGGCTGGCACAGTCGGGATTTTTGCCGAATCTCGACCTCAGTGCTTCGTATTCGCATATTGGTCCTGTTTCTTCAATAGATATTCCTGTGTTCGGTTCTATTCAATTGTATCCCGAAAATAATTATTCGGCTGCCGTAAATCTGAAGCAGAGTATTTATGATTTCGGGCGTACTTCAAAAGAAGTGGCATTTCAGAAGGAGAGCAGGAACATGGTGTCCATCAGTCTTGATGAGGCAAGGCAAAAACTTTCGATGGCCGCCATCACCAATTATTTTACTCTGGTGTATCTGCAGCAGGCTGTCGCCATTAAGAACGAACAGTTGAAAACCCTGCAGGAACATCTTGATTTCATCAATAAAAAAAATGAAACCGGTTCATCGACCAAATATGAAATCTTGACTACCGAAGTGAAAATTTCGGCCGTGCAGAGCCAGCTTACAGATATTGAAATAGCCGTCAGCAATCAGCATGCCGTGATGAACAGCCTGCTGGGATTGCCTGAAAATACTGCCTGCGCCGTGAAACCGGATTTGAACATTAAGGAATACACCGTGAATCCCGATTCCATGGTGGCCTTTGCGCTCAATCGCAGGAATGAAATGAGGAATGCTTCTGAGAAAATCACGCTGGCCGAGCTTCATTATAAAATTGAACGTACAAAATACTATCCCGTCATCAGTCTGTATGCTTCGGGAGGCGGCAAAAACGGATACATCCCCGACATGAATAAATGGACGTTCAACTATGTTGCCGGCGTCGGGCTGAACATTCCTTTGTTCGACGGATCAAGAACCCTCAATAATATTAAACTTGCCGGGTCTTCCATAACTACAAGCAGGCTTGACAAAGAGATTCAAGGCAGAGCAATTGCGGGTGAGGTCATTGAGAACAAAAATAATCTTGCTGCATCGAACAGGAAAATATCGCAGTTTGAAATGCAGCTTAAACAGGCAGAGCAGGCGTATTCGCTGGCGCAGATTAATTATGCTGCCGGAGCCATTACCAACCTCGACCTGCTCGATGCGAGCACTCAGGTTGCCGAAAGCCGCCTCCTGCTGCTCAAGGCAAGAATAGACGGTATCATGAACGTCTATAAACTTAAATATGCACTGGGTGATAAGCTTTACTAA
- a CDS encoding choice-of-anchor J domain-containing protein codes for MKTKKTRLSLVMAMIIMAMFNLTQVKAQGFTENFDAISNLTVGGWAMVNASVPVGTTTWSQGPSVSGGGPFDAYNGAADAYISANYNSTGTTGTISTWLLTPNLTLKNGDVLTFYTRKPSPDSYADRLEIRMSANGASTDVGTGLTVGDFSTLLLSVNPTLVLGVYPTTWTQFTVTVSGLSAPTSGRLAFRYFVTSGGSSGSNSDFIGLDNVVYTPYVCPAFTLTSGGSLTGGAAGVAYNGAITQTGALGTPTFTITAGALPPGLILATDGSITGTPTATGTFNFTVTVSDMSGCTGSQSYSLTIVCGPNPTSLNGLPALCSNDSPITLTEGLPAGGNYFGTGVTGNTFNPAVGSQLITYEYTDAYACYYTTNANITVNTAPVVTQAPLSTICITGAPFMLSGGSPAGGTYSGTGVNTNIFDPATAGLGTFPITYTYSDGTCSATAIENITVDACTGIDDVAGVNFSVYPNPGNGQFNLIPGHGQTLTNIRITDINGRLVFSCTDEITNPVMIDLSNEENGVYLLKGMLNGQFISSHFIKQ; via the coding sequence ATGAAAACTAAGAAAACACGTCTCAGCCTTGTAATGGCCATGATAATTATGGCAATGTTCAATTTAACACAGGTAAAAGCCCAGGGCTTTACAGAAAATTTTGACGCAATCAGTAATCTGACTGTCGGCGGATGGGCCATGGTCAATGCAAGCGTTCCTGTTGGAACTACCACATGGTCACAAGGCCCGAGCGTATCAGGTGGTGGCCCGTTTGACGCTTATAACGGCGCTGCCGATGCTTATATCAGTGCAAATTATAACAGTACCGGAACAACCGGAACCATCAGTACCTGGCTGCTTACACCAAACCTGACCCTGAAGAATGGTGACGTATTAACCTTTTATACCCGCAAGCCAAGTCCGGATTCTTATGCTGATCGTCTGGAAATAAGAATGAGTGCAAACGGAGCAAGCACTGATGTTGGTACTGGTCTTACTGTCGGTGATTTCTCAACCTTGCTTTTAAGTGTTAATCCAACGCTGGTGCTGGGTGTTTACCCCACAACATGGACGCAATTCACCGTTACTGTTTCCGGCTTATCTGCGCCAACCTCAGGTCGTTTGGCATTTCGCTACTTTGTAACTTCAGGAGGTAGTTCTGGCTCTAATTCAGATTTTATTGGGTTAGATAATGTAGTTTATACCCCTTATGTGTGTCCTGCCTTCACCTTAACAAGCGGAGGTTCGTTAACAGGCGGAGCAGCCGGCGTTGCTTATAATGGGGCCATCACTCAAACCGGCGCATTGGGCACCCCGACGTTTACAATAACGGCAGGCGCCCTTCCTCCGGGCTTAATTCTGGCTACAGACGGAAGCATTACCGGAACACCAACTGCAACCGGAACATTTAATTTCACGGTTACCGTAAGTGATATGAGCGGGTGTACGGGATCACAATCATATAGCCTTACTATTGTCTGCGGCCCAAATCCAACTTCGTTAAACGGTTTACCGGCGCTGTGCTCAAATGATTCCCCCATCACGCTTACCGAGGGATTACCCGCCGGTGGTAATTATTTCGGGACAGGTGTCACAGGCAACACCTTCAATCCGGCTGTGGGATCGCAACTAATAACCTATGAATATACGGATGCCTATGCCTGCTATTATACCACCAATGCAAATATTACAGTTAATACTGCCCCGGTAGTTACTCAGGCTCCGTTAAGTACAATCTGCATAACGGGCGCACCCTTCATGCTTTCGGGTGGCTCGCCGGCAGGAGGAACTTATTCGGGAACAGGTGTTAATACCAACATATTCGACCCGGCAACCGCGGGTCTGGGAACATTTCCGATTACCTATACCTATTCCGATGGAACTTGTTCGGCCACTGCCATTGAAAATATTACTGTTGATGCATGCACCGGAATTGATGATGTTGCCGGAGTAAACTTCAGTGTTTATCCTAATCCCGGCAACGGACAGTTTAATCTGATACCCGGTCACGGACAAACGCTGACAAATATTCGCATTACAGACATTAACGGAAGACTCGTTTTCTCATGTACGGATGAAATCACCAATCCGGTAATGATTGATCTTTCAAACGAAGAAAATGGAGTTTATCTGCTGAAAGGAATGTTGAACGGACAATTCATTTCATCGCATTTCATCAAACAATAA